The window TGTCTGAAATTTTGCATATGACAGACAAATTGAGCAACATCCAGAAGTATGAAGGGAGCATGGCACTCATACGACTTATACTTCACAAATGTCATCTGAAGGGTCAAAAAATTAATCAGACGACACAAACTCAAAATCGTCCAAAATATGTCGTCTGAAAAGTGTCGTCTGATGATGTATATGGCCTAGTGGTACTACTTGCTTCTGCTTGTACTTTCTGTTGTCCATTTTCTTTCAAATTTGCAAGAGTTGTTCGGGTAGCTCCATACAACTTGATCAAACTTGAAATAGAGTGAAGATGTGAACCCCAACGAGTAGTCCCTGCTCATTGAAAAGTGCAAGTCTAATTTGCCCCCTTACTTGTCTCAAGTTCTCCAGCAGCCACTAATTCAGCAATTTCTTCTTTACTAGCAACTCTCAAAGCTGAATGCCTTTTCGCAGAAGAATCAACAAAGTTAACAATCAATTGTAGAATAGAAAAAAAATCCCAAATAACATGCACACCTTTAGCTACAGCATTTAGTGTCAATTGTAAGCGATGAGCAAAACAATGAACATAATATGCGTAAGGACACTCTCTTGAAAACAAAGCTTGTAAACCATTAAATTTACCCCGCATGTTCCTAGCACCATCATATCCTTGTCCACGTATATCTTCTACTTGAAGATCATATTGAGCAAGCACTTTGGATATCTCATCTTTAAGAGTTTGAGAACAAGTGTCTGCCACACTAAGCACTTTGAAGAACCACTCCCTAATAAACCCATGACAATCAACAAAACGAAGAATGATAGCCAGTTGTTCTTTATGAGACACATCAACCGCTTCATCAACAAGGATACAAAATTTGGCTTGTCCCACTTCCTCCCAAATCTTGGTTCTAACTTTGTTACCAAGTATATTTAAAATTTGCATTCTTAGGACCACTTTGAAAGACTCTATCAACCTCTATATTCATTCTTCTAAATGAGTTCACCACTGTAGTGAAATTTCCACCATTAGATGAATCGGCCGATTCATCATGACCTCTAAATGCACACCCTTGTAGCGCTAACAACTTGGTTGCCTCTATAGTAGTAACAAGCCGGAGTCTGTTATCTGCTACTTCTTGTGATGATTTTGTGCTAATCACTCTTTCAATATGGTTGGATGGGTTTCTCAGCGACTCCCACTTATGGATGGCAATAGAATGTTGGGAATTTATGCCTCCCATGTGATAGGTAAAACCAGATTGTTTAGACCTAACATTATTCCATCCTTGAAACCCATGCTCAGTAAATGCTAGATGATGAGAGGGATAATTGTCAAATAAGTAACAAGGGAAGCAAAAAGCTTTATCTAGATTCTCAGAATACTCAAGCTAAGGCCATTCTTGGAACCACTTAGGATTAAATTTTCGACATTGACCTCCATCAAATGAAGGTGGGTAAAAACTTGAGAATGGTTGGTATGGTCTTAACACTATATAAACTCTTCGAATACTATCACGCTCATTCAAAGGATACTTACATATCGGAAGCCGTATTCCTGGATCACGTTGAAGAGAATTAATATCAAACCTTTCTTCTCCCACTAGAGAAGAGTTCAAAGGAACATCACTAATAGAATTTTCAATCACATCCTACTGCCACTTTCACTCCCTATCTGACTATCATTAACACTATCACTTGATGGAATATTACCAGGAGTAAACCATGAGAACAGATTTTTGTACCTTTTGGTTTTCCGACCATCCGTCATCACCTTTTAACACACTGCAGTCTACAGAACAACATAACTCAATCTACTAATTCATTATGGATCGCATCATTCATTCTGTATACAACAAGGGGAACTTGTCTCTGTTAATTGAAGTTCAGTTGAAGTTGTCTTAGCATAAAAATTGAAAAACCCCAATTGAAGCAAAACAGAGAAATGAGAGCCCAATTCAAGATTGAAAGCTAAAAAGAAACAACGACTGTGTGATTGGGTGTTAAGGATTTAGTACCTGGGCTCTGAAATTGATTGAATAACATGAAAGAGAAGACGAGCAAGAGGAGAGCGACGTGAAGATCCCCCTTTTGTCTGTGTCGTGCGAACTGCGAAGTGAAGGCTGCAAAGTGCGACGTGAAGAGGAGCCAATGTGGATCGCTGAAGATTGAAGAACCCTCCCCTTTTTTTTTGGTCGAATATGAAGATCCCCTTTGGCCCTTTCCTTTTGTTTGTGCCATGCGAAGTGAAGGCTGCAAAGTGCAAACTAATTAAACCTCCTTCTATATGTAGTTTCTTTGTGCTTTCATGGACGATCAAGACTACACATGTTGTTATACATATCTTATTTGAGAGACAAAGTAGATCCTCAAATAAGAAACCAATTCAATTGTGTTTGATAGCCATATTGACTCAACCCATAATCTAACTTACTTTCAAAAGTGCAAATCCTCTTTTCTATGCAACT of the Fragaria vesca subsp. vesca linkage group LG6, FraVesHawaii_1.0, whole genome shotgun sequence genome contains:
- the LOC101300943 gene encoding uncharacterized protein LOC101300943 encodes the protein MGGINSQHSIAIHKWESLRNPSNHIERVISTKSSQEVADNRLRLVTTIEATKLLALQGCAFRGHDESADSSNGGNFTTVVNSFRRMNIEVDRVFQSGPKNANFKYTWEWFFKVLSVADTCSQTLKDEISKVLAQYDLQVEDIRGQGYDGARNMRGKFNGLQALFSRECPYAYYVHCFAHRLQLTLNAVAKGVHVIWDFFSILQLIVNFVDSSAKRHSALRVASKEEIAELVAAGELETSKGAN